In the genome of Chaetodon trifascialis isolate fChaTrf1 chromosome 21, fChaTrf1.hap1, whole genome shotgun sequence, the window AGACAAGTTGGAATTCTTCAAAAGTACCCTGAACATCATCGACTTTGTCGCCATCCTGCCCTTCTATCTGGAGGTGGGCCTGAGTGGTCTCTCCTCCAAAGCTGCCAAGGATGTCCTGGGGTTCCTCCGTGTTGTCCGATTTGTCCGTATCCTCCGAATCTTCAAGCTGACCCGCCACTTTGTGGGTCTCCGTGTCCTTGGCCACACCCTTCGCGCCAGCACCAATGAATTCCTTCTGCTCATCATCTTCTTAGCCCTTGGTGTCCTCATATTTGCCACTATGATCTACTATGCTGAACGAATTGGCGCAGACCCAGATGACCCAACAGCCAGCGCCCACACCAACTTCAAGAACATTCCCATTGGATTTTGGTGGGCCGTTGTGACCATGACCACCCTGGGCTATGGAGATATGTACCCAGAGACTTGGTCAGGGATGCTGGTGGGTGCGCTCTGTGCCTTGGCTGGTGTGCTGACCATTGCTATGCCTGTACCCGTAATTGTCAACAACTTCGGCATGTACTACTCTCTGGCCATGGCCAAACAAAAGCTGCCcaaaaagaagaacaaacatATCCCCCGAGCGCCTCAACCAGGTTCCCCCAACTACTGCAAGCCAGACGCCCTGGCTATGGCTACTGCATCACCGCAAAGGCTCTTGGGAAATGTCCTGGGTGGAGTGATGGGGTCTGGAGGCATAGGGGGTGACTGTCCTCTTGCCCAAGAAGAAATTATAGAGATTAACAGAGGTGAGAGATCTGGTTTTATCTCTTGacagaccaaaaacacacaagtgtCAAATTCCTGCTTTGCTCACACGTTTTTTGTTCACAGGTTTACAATCAAAGTAAACTGGGTAAAACACTGGTGGCAGTTTTAGGCACATACGGTGACGATTTCAGAGGTCTGGTGCAGGATTAGAGCGCCAAAGTGTCAAGAGAGACAAGTGGGAGTACTATCAAGAAGTGATGCATAGTTGATTCTGGACCCACCCCAGAGAAATCACTGGGCCATCAGAACTCATGTGTAATGTATGATCAACTGGTAGGTCCACAGTTGCCTTAAGGCGCCCATCTgccagtgaaaaacaaacactgtggaaGGAAAATGAACTCAGTCATCTATTAAAACAGCTTAATGCATATCAATTTGGGCTGACTCCACATATTTTCTCCTTGGCATTAGCAGTAAAATCAGGAGGAGAGGTAATTTggctctttgttttctctttacaTGCTGCAGCATCAGGGCGTCAGTCACATGCAACAATAATGCACTTTTAATGCATTACTTTACTGCCTTAGTCATCAGTGAGCCAGAAAATATTGGTTTCATCAGTGCTCTCTGTATATCCAGTCTGCTTGGCTTTCTTCCAGCCTAAAAAGGTTTCTTTTAGGTTGTGTCAGTCGATCTTTCAGCTGGAAGTTGTATTAGACAAAATTTTGATAACTGGCTCCAAGACTGCTCTGCAGTATCATCGCTACATGCTCCAACACAAGAACAACACACTCGCTCTGTGGCATATTTTAACATAATGCCTCAGTGAGCGTGTGGGCGGCTACTACAGCAGTCATTCCCAATCATTAAGAGACATTAGTTTCCAGTCGTCATGTTTGACAGTTTTCCAGGATAGTCCTCTGACTTAACCAAAAGCCTGCTATGTGTACATATACTGATTACTTTTTGGCACCATATTTAAGCACTAACTTGTGGTATTTAGTATGGTACTGCGCTTAATTACTTCTTGGTATCATCATTTTGAAATGATCCTACTTGTTTTAATGCTTTTATACTATTTACAGACCTCAGAATGCTAATCCTTGACAGAAATCTACTGCTTTCTGTAAGTTCTGAAAGCATTTTTGATAAAGACGATGCTGATCTCTCTGGTTTTCTCATAGTTCCTCTTGTATGTGGTTTCCTCCTTTGCTTTGCCTCTAGATTCCAAGCAGAACGGGGATGCAGCCTCAGCCGCCCTGGCTAACGAGGACTGCCCCACCATCGACCAGGTGCTGAGCCCAGACGAGAGGAGCCCTATTGGGCGGGGGCCTACCCGGGAACGCTACCAGCAGGACCGTGCCTGCTTCCTGCTCAACACCAGGGAATTCCGTGCCACAGATGGGAATGTGCGGAAAGGTACGTTTCACACCAGGAGACaaatacataaacatgcacatctTATGTAAACAGATCCACACAGCAAGATGCCAGGTATGACAGACTTACAacatatatactatatatgttCAGTGTGCAGCCGATGCAGATTAGCACACATAGGTAACTATGCATGAGATCCGGTCCAAACGTTCCAAAGGTGGGTCCGATGAGAGAGCACACATGAAACTGACTTTGGAAACTTCAACTACTCAGCTAGCAGCAAAGCATACACACATATCCAGTCATGgaacacatgcatatacacttagctcctctgctctgctctctttgtttCCACCTCTTCACGTTCatgttctctctgtttccatcactgcttgGTATCgtatttttatttcctctgtcagAGTCAGACAAGATTCTttgtccctcttcctctctctccattttctttctcatcaTCTTCCATCTTTCCACGGTGTCTGTGAATTTTGTTCTGTGTCCCATGAtgtcacattcattcattcatgctcaTAAAtgatctctgtctttctctgtcttctggACTCAGACAGTTGACCATGCATTAATTTACTTCTCGTCacttctgtttctccctctctgtttctctctctcttgccttgcatcctcctttttattttgccctgaaccccccccacccctccccccacctctccctctccctgtaATGACTTTCCCTCTCTAACCTGCATTACATTTTCCCTCCCGACCCCCTTTGTCCTCTGCCCCATCTTTAAAACCAATGCCCTCATTTCCCAATTCTTTTCCTTTGTGCTACACCGTAACCTCCcctcccattttttttttttaccccatGTGCATTATCTTCGTGCTCATGAAAACCTATCACCTTGATTCATTTACTACTGCAATCCAACTACCACCACTGCCACCAACCTGCACCAAAACACTCCCTTACACTCCCTCCAAACTTTCAAAACCCCCTGTTGACAACAAACTAGAGGCAGCAGCCCTGGCACCCAGCCCAGACTCCCCTCTGACTGAGGATTGGTATAAGATGGAGGGGTCTCTGTTACAGCAGGACCTCAATGcaaactccacctcctcctggaTCAAACCATAGACCAGAGGTAACACTGACAAAAGTTCAAAGTAAAGGAGCCCATAGTCAACTTTTGACTGAAAGCACACAGAAATTTTGATCTGGCTCTCCATGACATAGCATGTTTTGCAGTTGCACAAAGCAATACAGCTACACCGGCACTCactttcacacacgcacattatGCATGACTTCAAATCACAAATACACCACCATTTCCACAGTGTTGTGTCTACATGTTCAGTGGAGTTTAAAGTGTTGCCTGTGAGGAGTCCTCTCTGTGCCTGAACATGTGGAAAGTGTGCTGTCAATTTTAAGTATAAAGAGGCTGATGCAAACAGTTGAGCTAAGGTTAGGTAGTGCCTAAATCTGAATATTAAGGTTTGGGTGGCAAATGGCATTTTAGGGCTCACCATCTTATTTGTGAGGTATTTTATACAATGAAACCTAACCTCAGCCCAATATCTTACCTGCATACAAGTTTGCTTCATTACAattttctgagctcatgtgcaagatgtaaaaaaaaaaaatatatatttggaAAGAAAGTGGGATTGCACTGTGATATACACCCATAACAAGTAGCGTGCACAAATATGTTTatacttgtgtgtttgtgtctgtgtgagagttTAAAACTTGCATACACTCATGAGTGCAAGAGCGCGCCCGTGTGGGCGTGCACGTGTGCAAATACATCCAGCAGCTCAAGTGAAAATAACCCAGTTGTCGTGTCCTGTGTCAGTAACTAATAAAACATACACTGCAGAAGATTGAACGGGAACAGTGGGTCACGTTGTTGTCTGATGtgcctctgtgttgttgttgtctctcTCTTCAGGTTGTGTCATATCACGCGTGTGTATGTGGGCTTTTTCATTCTTACGTGTATtacactgtgtctctgtcctctcaatGCCGTctgagtgttgtgtttgtgctgttgtgtgtggcttaattttctttttcccttctACTGTGGTTATCCGTCTTACTCCCTACCCCACGGGCCTCCACCTTGGCAAATAACAGCACACACTGCAATTTAGAAAGGTTATGCTTTGAAAAATCCACAATTGTTTACAgttgtgtatatgtatatatacatatatatttctatatttatgtATGCACATGTAGTCATGCACAGGCTCAGTCTTCAACCATTAACTGAACTACACTTACTCCTTCTGTGCGAGCATAAATTCCACGCTTCCAAAGAGGTGCATACTTACATGTGCATATGCTGTATTTCATGTAAAATCAATTGGACAGCCCTGACAGCTTCAGTTGTAACACTGAGCGCAGTGATGTGCAATGATAATCTTTCCAAGCACCAAGGTCACTGGGGTCAGTGGAGCCATCTGGGTCAAGGGATAGTACTTCTTGAAACATGGCACGCTGAAAAGTAAACTGTGTCATTTTAAACTGTGATTGTGCGGTGTCTTCAgctttgtcaaaaaaaaaaagaaaagaaaaaaaaagaaaaagcgaGTTATCACAGTACTTATTTACAAAATACTGTGTTGTGAGCGTGTAATGGATCTGAAATACTACTCCCTAGACCATGTATCTGTGCTTTCAGTGCCTAGTGTAGTCCAAAGTTCAGGACCTTTTGTATTTGTGCTGTGGAGACCTAGATAGAAATCAAAAGGATTATAATCTGCGCTTAGGGACCAAAACACTTACTGAGCAAGTAGACATACAATCACTCTGACAGATTTGATTGAAAAGTGGCTACATGCTGTCTAAGGTAAGCAAACCTTCAGCTGTCCAAGCCCTTCACTTACAGGTCCCTGACATTGCTTTAGTTTCAATGGTTCTTATGTTTAAACTGCAATTTAAGTGCTATCAAAATCCCTCTTTAAAGCAAGTCAGGAGTCCATTGAAGAAAAGACGTGCTGGAGTCGCTCGGGTGACGCTTCAGGGTTTGGACGTCTTACAGGAAAAGTTGTACGCTGTAATTCATACACTGAAGTTGGGGATCTATAATGGTCCTTGTTTCCTGATTAATTAATATGATCAGCCGTGCACCGGAGAAAATAATTACAGTTAATACCAGAGAAATTGTGCTTCTTGCCATCTCTGGAAGCTgattctggagcttttgatagCTCTGTTAAAGGCATATTACCTATCCAGGGTGTAGTTCACCTCTCACACAATGAACAGATGGCAGCCTAACAATCACTCAGAAACATCTGTGATTTAGGAGAAGACAAACGGTACTTAATATGAAGAAAATTATCAAAAAAACGACTGGCTTCATGTCAGTTACTGTCCCTGTTCTGTGCTGCTGACGAACCTTCTCcttcttgtttttaaagaggGATTCTCATGCTGTCTAAAACTCATTCTTGTGTGCTTCAATTGTGATTAATTTCGTAGTGACACGCATAAGATGTCTTTGCCAACTTCTTTTATTAGCTTGTTGGTTTCTTCTCTTTGATTGTCGGCCATTCAACTTCCTACGATTCCCGCAATATGCATGTCTCACCAAGGTCAAACAGTCAATCACCCCTTTGATTGTCCACTCCCAATCACTCCTCTGGACTGTCAAGGGTctcgtttctctctctctctctctctctctctctctctctctctctctctctctctctctctctccctctcctcttacagttcttcactgtgtgtacgactgttttcttttttttttctgttatttcttgGGTTTTTGTGCTTATTTATGTGCTGTGTTTCTAACATTTGTGGAGTATTATGTACTGATTTTGTACAgacttgtgttcatgtgttgtaGTATGACTGTAGGATTAAgttatgtttattttgaattcACATGTTTTGCTGTTATCAGTGgttatggtttgtttttttcttaatgtctttgagttttgtACAGCTGTTCTCCTTTGTGTTTGACCATCAcctatctgtctatctattAATTGGAATAAGTAAGGGAATTGGccacaaaacagtgaaattaatcagcataaaaatgacacaaatctCACTGGTTCAGGACATTCTCAAGGACTTATTTGGCAAAATAGCTCATTATTCATTATGAAGTATAACCAAACCCATAATATGAactattttaatatatttttggcccaaaagcagaaaaactttttcttttttttttagatttaacaGGGTGGATTCATTCCTCGACCACAATTCATAATAACTCTCTTCATAATCATCATATTGATTAGGATAGATTGTCTCTTCAATTATAAGACCAAAGGTTTTCAC includes:
- the LOC139349304 gene encoding voltage-gated potassium channel KCNC1-like isoform X1, with protein sequence MLSSVCVSSFKGRKGGNKSSNKACYSADMTCPSESEKIVINCGGVRHETYRSTLKTLPGTRLSWLTEPDAFSNFDYDPKLDEFFFDRHPSVFSFILNYYRTGKLHCPNDVCGPLFEEELAFWGIDETDVEACCWMNYRQHRDAEEALDSFETPEPDAPDDDPALGGADGDLKRLCMQEDARKAGWWKTWQPKIWALFEDPYSSKYARYVAFGSLFFILISISTFCMETHEAFNTIINKTETVTVGNMTHEEIVYEVVTDSWLTYVEGVCVIWFTIEVLLRVTFCPDKLEFFKSTLNIIDFVAILPFYLEVGLSGLSSKAAKDVLGFLRVVRFVRILRIFKLTRHFVGLRVLGHTLRASTNEFLLLIIFLALGVLIFATMIYYAERIGADPDDPTASAHTNFKNIPIGFWWAVVTMTTLGYGDMYPETWSGMLVGALCALAGVLTIAMPVPVIVNNFGMYYSLAMAKQKLPKKKNKHIPRAPQPGSPNYCKPDALAMATASPQRLLGNVLGGVMGSGGIGGDCPLAQEEIIEINRDSKQNGDAASAALANEDCPTIDQVLSPDERSPIGRGPTRERYQQDRACFLLNTREFRATDGNVRKGCVISRVCMWAFSFLRVLHCVSVLSMPSECCVCAVVCGLIFFFPSTVVIRLTPYPTGLHLGK
- the LOC139349304 gene encoding voltage-gated potassium channel KCNC1-like isoform X2 is translated as MLSSVCVSSFKGRKGGNKSSNKACYSADMTCPSESEKIVINCGGVRHETYRSTLKTLPGTRLSWLTEPDAFSNFDYDPKLDEFFFDRHPSVFSFILNYYRTGKLHCPNDVCGPLFEEELAFWGIDETDVEACCWMNYRQHRDAEEALDSFETPEPDAPDDDPALGGADGDLKRLCMQEDARKAGWWKTWQPKIWALFEDPYSSKYARYVAFGSLFFILISISTFCMETHEAFNTIINKTETVTVGNMTHEEIVYEVVTDSWLTYVEGVCVIWFTIEVLLRVTFCPDKLEFFKSTLNIIDFVAILPFYLEVGLSGLSSKAAKDVLGFLRVVRFVRILRIFKLTRHFVGLRVLGHTLRASTNEFLLLIIFLALGVLIFATMIYYAERIGADPDDPTASAHTNFKNIPIGFWWAVVTMTTLGYGDMYPETWSGMLVGALCALAGVLTIAMPVPVIVNNFGMYYSLAMAKQKLPKKKNKHIPRAPQPGSPNYCKPDALAMATASPQRLLGNVLGGVMGSGGIGGDCPLAQEEIIEINRDSKQNGDAASAALANEDCPTIDQVLSPDERSPIGRGPTRERYQQDRACFLLNTREFRATDGNVRKEAAALAPSPDSPLTEDWYKMEGSLLQQDLNANSTSSWIKP
- the LOC139349304 gene encoding voltage-gated potassium channel KCNC1-like isoform X3, with protein sequence MLSSVCVSSFKGRKGGNKSSNKACYSADMTCPSESEKIVINCGGVRHETYRSTLKTLPGTRLSWLTEPDAFSNFDYDPKLDEFFFDRHPSVFSFILNYYRTGKLHCPNDVCGPLFEEELAFWGIDETDVEACCWMNYRQHRDAEEALDSFETPEPDAPDDDPALGGADGDLKRLCMQEDARKAGWWKTWQPKIWALFEDPYSSKYARYVAFGSLFFILISISTFCMETHEAFNTIINKTETVTVGNMTHEEIVYEVVTDSWLTYVEGVCVIWFTIEVLLRVTFCPDKLEFFKSTLNIIDFVAILPFYLEVGLSGLSSKAAKDVLGFLRVVRFVRILRIFKLTRHFVGLRVLGHTLRASTNEFLLLIIFLALGVLIFATMIYYAERIGADPDDPTASAHTNFKNIPIGFWWAVVTMTTLGYGDMYPETWSGMLVGALCALAGVLTIAMPVPVIVNNFGMYYSLAMAKQKLPKKKNKHIPRAPQPGSPNYCKPDALAMATASPQRLLGNVLGGVMGSGGIGGDCPLAQEEIIEINRDSKQNGDAASAALANEDCPTIDQVLSPDERSPIGRGPTRERYQQDRACFLLNTREFRATDGNVRKVLSF